One Rhodothermales bacterium DNA segment encodes these proteins:
- the apaG gene encoding Co2+/Mg2+ efflux protein ApaG, translating into MTPYRATTEGIEITVRPVYLDRESDIISKRFVFAYFIRIENHSLEDVQLLRRHWFIRESSGHVQEVEGEGVVGEQPVLEPGKVHEYNSFCVLTSFEGTMEGTYLMQRASGERFRVTIPMFNLRAAAN; encoded by the coding sequence ATGACCCCATACCGGGCCACTACCGAAGGCATCGAGATCACGGTCCGCCCCGTCTATCTGGATCGGGAATCGGACATCATCTCCAAGCGATTCGTCTTCGCCTACTTCATCCGCATCGAGAACCATTCCCTCGAGGATGTACAACTGCTGCGCCGGCACTGGTTCATCCGTGAATCGAGCGGTCATGTGCAGGAGGTGGAAGGCGAGGGCGTCGTGGGCGAACAGCCGGTCCTCGAACCGGGCAAGGTACACGAGTACAACAGCTTCTGCGTGTTGACCTCGTTCGAAGGCACGATGGAGGGCACCTACCTCATGCAACGCGCCAGCGGCGAACGGTTTCGCGTCACGATCCCGATGTTCAATCTCCGCGCCGCGGCGAATTGA
- a CDS encoding thymidylate synthase translates to MYQYLDLLRHVKANGVRKEDRTGTGTISVFGYQMRFDLQAGFPLLTTKKVFFKGLAYEMLWFLQGATNIQYLTDHGVTIWNEWADAEGNLGPVYGKQWRAWRAADGREIDQIAGVIDAIRKNPDSRRIIVNAWNVGEIDQMALPPCHMFYQFYVANGRLSCSLYIRSNDLFLGAPFNIAEYALLTHMIAQQCDLDVGELVYTIGDAHIYTNHLDQVDEQLAREPLPLPKLVIKRKPPSIFDYRYEDFEVVDYRHHPPIKAPVAV, encoded by the coding sequence TTGTACCAATACCTCGACCTCCTCCGCCATGTAAAAGCGAACGGCGTCCGCAAGGAAGACCGGACGGGCACCGGAACGATCAGTGTCTTCGGGTACCAGATGCGGTTCGACCTCCAGGCCGGCTTCCCGCTCCTCACGACCAAAAAGGTGTTCTTCAAGGGACTGGCGTACGAGATGCTCTGGTTTCTGCAGGGTGCGACCAACATCCAGTACCTGACCGACCACGGCGTCACCATCTGGAACGAATGGGCCGACGCCGAGGGCAACCTGGGGCCGGTCTACGGCAAGCAGTGGCGCGCCTGGCGGGCGGCGGACGGGCGGGAGATCGACCAGATCGCCGGCGTCATCGACGCGATCCGGAAAAACCCGGACTCGCGCCGCATCATCGTCAATGCCTGGAATGTGGGCGAAATCGATCAGATGGCGCTGCCGCCCTGCCACATGTTCTACCAGTTTTATGTGGCGAATGGCCGGCTCTCGTGCTCCCTCTACATCCGCTCGAACGACCTCTTCCTGGGCGCCCCGTTCAACATCGCCGAGTACGCCCTGCTCACCCACATGATCGCCCAGCAGTGCGACCTCGACGTCGGCGAACTCGTCTACACCATCGGCGACGCCCACATCTATACGAACCATCTGGATCAGGTGGACGAGCAGCTCGCGCGCGAACCGTTACCGCTGCCGAAACTGGTCATCAAACGGAAACCGCCCTCGATCTTTGACTACCGGTACGAGGATTTCGAGGTCGTCGACTACCGCCACCACCCCCCCATCAAGGCCCCGGTGGCCGTCTAG